From the Theropithecus gelada isolate Dixy chromosome 16, Tgel_1.0, whole genome shotgun sequence genome, the window GCAAGGCACAGGTTTTGCTGTATGATGAGAGGCGGGTCAAAGATGTGTAGCATaagctttcctttctttaaaaaaaaagcttacagACTAGTTAGGGAGAGGGAGACACCTGACTCATCGCAGCCGTGACCTTTTATAGTTTCAATTACCAACTTTAGTCTTACATGTTTCCAATATAAAATACTTCTTCTGGTTTTAGATgtgtatatttattcatttattgggcatatatttaatgtgtaccTACCATATGCCAGAAACTGTCTGGTTACTGGGGATATGATGTTGAACAAAATGGGCCATATCCTTGCCTTAGAAAGCTTACATTCCAGTGCAGAGGAAAGGacaacaaataagaaataaaataaataaacaagataatttcaAGTGCTGATGAAGGTTCTGAAGGAAGTAAGGCAGTGTGAGGTACTAGTGACTTCTGCTGGAGTGGTCAGGGACAGCTCTTCTGACGGGAAAGATCAAAAGGAATTAGCCATGGGAAGATCTGGGGAAGAGCGTTTCAGGCAGGGGGCACAGCTAGTACAGAGGCTGTGAGGCAGGAATGAGCTTGCTGTATCCAAGGAATAAGAGGAGGGCAATATTGTTAGTGCTGCGGGGGAGGTGAAGACATAAGATATGAATAGAGAGATAAGCAGAATCAGGTTACATCGGGCTCTGGAggctatagaaaaatatttaaatttagtcCTAGGTACATCAGGAATCCGCTGgagtatggttttgttttttttggaatcagggtctcactctgtcacccaggctaaggtGCAATCACTGTTctctgcagcttcaacctcctgggctcaagcaatcccactGGAGGATTTTAAGAAAGGTAGTGatgtatttatctttctctctgtctgtgtaTATAAAGGGATtaaccattgtgtgtgtgtatgtgtgtttttaaagtcATCTTTGTTAGAGTACAATCAGTGATGTGCTGGTAAATGTGTAATAACCAGGTTTCAGAGGAGGAAGAATTTCTGATTTGTAGGGTTTGCCAATTTCTGCAAAAGTGTGAATACCTTCTCCATTGCTGACATCAAGCTACCAAGTGATATCACTAAATGGAGGGTCAGGAAGAGATGTGCAGAAGAGGCTGTCATGAGATGGTAACAGTTCTAGCACACAACAGGGTGTATTACAAACTTACattaaaattcacctttttaagTTGTTGAGGTCTATGAATCGTGACATATATAGCTGTGTAACGATTTACATTGAGAATCATTGCTCTAGTCaataagtgtattagtccattttcacgctgctgatgaagtctgggaagaaaaagaggtttaactgcacttacagttccacataacTGGGAGGCCTCAAATCATGGCGGGAGATTAAAGGCACCTCTTacatggcaagagaaaaatgaggaatatgcaaaagcggaaaccgctgataaaaccatcagaacttgtgagacttattcactaccatgagaacagtatgggggaaaatgCCCCCGTGAttccaattatctcccaccgggtccctcccagaacatatgggaattatggcagtacaattcaaaatgagatttgggtgggacacagagccaaaccgtatcattgaGGGAGGATTTGATGATAGGTGGGGAAGAGTGGTATAAATTGCTTCAGCACTTAGACGATTAcaacatatctttttttaagTGGAATTTTCTCTGAgattgtaatatttttgtttcacataATCTAATGGGGAACATAATTAGGCCTGTGGCTAAGATTGTATCAGAAGCAGGCAATACAAACAATTCAGGGATAATTACAACACACTTAAAGGActcttcttttctgctttctattttcACATAGAGGCTGAGACCCATTTTTTTGAATAGATTATAATATGGACAATCCATCCATACAGTATAGAGGGTCAACTAAATATCTAGAGGTAATATCTGATCTGaggaaattatgtttttaattaatcTAATTTATTTCCCTTTAGTAGAGATAAATCTGTTGGTCGAGAGTTATAAACATCAGCTACAACTTTGTAGTAGAAGTGGATGGCTCTATTCCTATAATTTGGGTTCTAAACTAAAACTTTTGCTGTAACCTCTATTACATTTGGAAtactgtttaaaatatatatcccaAAGGAAAATGAGATTGAACATTAATCATTATAAATATTgagtattaaaaatacatattagcaTCTATCAAATGCTTATCCCATAAGTGCACTTTGCAATAACTTATTtctttaatctttacaataaccATTTGAAAGAACtacttttattatccccatttacagatgaagaacctgaaatatatacattttagttattattaaaGGGAATAGGCTTCTTAGTATGTCAAAGTATGGCAGATTGGGGATTTAAATAAAAgtacttttattctttctgaattTGTCTCAGTTTGAATGATAGGGTAAGCCCGATGAAAATCTATGAGGaaacctattattttaaaagagttcttatataaataaaagctattacgtattcacatatttatattGCACACATAAACATTCTAAAGACAATATCACCAATGATAACTTGCTAAAGAAGAGGTTTATTGAATACAAAGAATTGACAACAGATTTCTGTAGGATAATCAAATGAGTCATCGGATTTGTGTGTGGCATTCTTCCAGATGAATGGGGAGATGCTGTTATTGATTgcccagaaagagaaaacaacaggAAGACAACAGGACAGACGTTTTTCTTAGACATGCACATTTTTCTGGACAGATACAGAATGCCTTTTCTTCTCAGGGGGCATGTGGCGTACGTTCTCTGCTGCATCTCAAATTAGTTGCTTTGAGATTTCTCTTCCAGGGAGTGGAGCCTGGTGGTCAGTATTTTGCTGCGTTGGTCTACCTCCTCAAGAACTTTCTTAACCACTATGGCTTTGGCTGAGtctgaaagttaaaaattaaaaggagattTTATAgagttaaaaatgaataaaacattgtaTCATTTAAAGGAATAACAGTATTTGCATATAGAATGAACTATGCACTAAACACAAATACTTAGACTCATTTTTGGtgaataattttgattatttggtTAGGAAAAAACATGGTGAcatgttattttgtttaaaattagcaCACATCACTGACATTAGATATCTAGCACATATGGTGTCTACTACAAATCTTTATTGTGTGTATTCTTACCAAGCTATGGTAATATAAGATCAATCAAGCTATGCATTAAAAATGAAGTagttgggtatatatacccaaaagaatagaaagcattctaccataaagacacatgcatgtgaatgtttatcgcagcactattcacaatagcaaggacaaagaatcaacctaaatgcccatcagtgacagagtggatAAAGCCATAagcaccatggaatattatgcagccatgaaaaagaggaagatcatgtcttttgcaggaacatggatagagctggaggctatcattcttagcaaactgacgcaggaatagaaaaccaaacaccacatgttctcacttataagtgggagctaaatgataaggacttatgaacacaaagaaggaaacaacagatacttggTTCTACTtgagggggaagggtgggaggaggaagaagagcacAGATGATAattattgggtactgggcttaatttCTGGATGATCAAATAATATGtgcaacaaacctccatgacacgtgtgtacctatgtaacgaacctttcaatgtactcccaaacctaaaataaaagttgagaaaatttaaaaagtaggatAGCATAACAacagatttcattttaattacctTTGACTTGACTTCCCACATTTCCAGATCCATAATCTTTAGACTTGTAACCTCCAGACTTACAGGCTCTGTGAAAACATCACGAAAGAGGGTGATTTAGAGAGAACCCCATCAATTCTAGGTTCACCATATGGTTTTCTTTAGCTCTTTGGTAGTTTCAACTGTGTAACCCAGTAtttgatttgtagtgtttgccgATTTCTGTAGAGGTATGAATACCTTCTCCATTGCTGATATCAAGTTACCAAGTGACATCACTAAGTGAGGAGTTAGGAAGAGACGTGCGGAAGAGGCTGTCATGAGATGCTAACAGCAGTTCTGGCATGCCACTGGATGTGTTTATACAACTTAGGTTGAAATTCTCCCTTTTAAGTTTTGCAGGTTTATGAATTGTGACAAATGTATTTAGCTGTGTAACGATTTACATGTGGAAGCATCACTCTAGTCAATGAGGGAGGGTTTGATGATAGGTGGGGAATAGCGGTGTAGATCGCTTCAGCAGTTAGACAATTACAAGATACTTTTTCTAAGTGGGGTTTTCTCTGAGATTGTAATGTTTTTGTTCTGCTTCAGTGttaagaagtgatttttttcctgtacGATTCCTTTTATATTAACATCAAGAATGGATAAAATAGTAACTGCCAAGGGAAGTGGGGCACAGAagaactttctggggtgatgaaatgcTCTTCGTTGTGAATTCAGGAAGCTTCTTGCTCCTAACAACCCTGAGCTCTAGACTCCCAGACGTGTGCCCATGGGAGTTCATCAGTGCTATGAAGACAGGATTCTGTGAGTGATGAGCTCCAGAAACCATTTCCAGAGTCCGAATCCTGGTCCACATATTGAAACTCCAATTAGCTTCCTGTTTATTCTTTTCACTCTAGAAGTGATATTTTCAATGTTCATACCTTAAACTCGGTGCCTGCTGCATACTGGTTTGTTAAGATGTTAATTTGTATTTTGGCAGTCGAGTGTgtattgtatttaatatttagtatTCATGATGATAAATGCATGCAGCCAAATTATGTCCACTTTTCCAGTGGAAAGTGGGATCTAACTTGCAAGCAGATTTCAGTATATTACGCCATCCATGCAAATTGTTTTACCTACCCATCATCTCCTCCTATAAGGAGACAGTAggtctcaatttctttttccagGTGGAGCTTGATGTCCAGGAGCTGCTCATACTCGAGCTTCTGGCCCTCGGTCTCGGTTCTGACCTGGTGCAGCTGCTCCTCCAGGGCCCCGATCTGAGCCTGGATCTGCGCCAGCTGCGCGCAGTAGTTGCTCTCGGTCTCCGTCAAGGAGCCCTCCAGGGAGCGTTTCTGTCAGGAAGCAATAAAGAGAACCTGAGATGGATATGCAGATCCGCAGGGATTTGTTTGATGTATGATTTTCTCCTGTTGTTAACTTTACATATAAttgttttagatttcacatgGACACATAGTTAAGACTGTGATACTGCCTGAAAATGAGCAAATccttctttttggtagaatagaCCTAAAGACATTCGTGTTGTTTTAGCTGTCAGCTATACAATCCTATTCTTTGCTTATGTTTTAAGACAATTGTAAAAACATATATTTCAATATTGTTAAGGTTTTTAAAACCAGCTGGCAAGTATCTAACATGATGACCTGGGGGATGGtaaaaaattgttcttttcaTACCGTGGCTAAGAGAGACTGAAGTTCAATCTCCAGGGTTTGAAGAGTGCGCTTCATTTCAGTCAGCTCGTTCCGGGCTGAGGTTGTGGCTCCGACATCCTCAGAAATCTGCTGCTGCAGGGAGGCGCTCTGAAATGACATAAGTGAAGGAGCAAATCTTAGTTTCGTGAATATCAGTAACAGGCAAAGGGATTGTTTTCCGGAGGAGAGTCACCTTCTCGTTGAACCAGGCCTCTGCATCCCTGCGGTTCTGCTCTGCAAGGGCTTCGTACTCAGCTCGCATGTTGTTCAGTAGAACTGTGAGGTCCACCCCGGGAGCTGCGTTCATCTCCACGTTCACATTGCCTCCAGCTGCGCACTGCAGAACTTGCATTTCCTAGAGGCAGAAAAGTGTTCAGCTCAACTCTGCAGGGATCTTATGGAAGGTCTAGAAGCTTAGCTTTGGAAGGGCACTTAGAGTTTGTCTGGTTTTCCCCAGGCTGTGCATTGACCCCCTCCCACCACATTTGATATTTCCTGTCCTGTTGACCTAATTCTCAAAGACGGTGAACTCACTACCTCATGAACTAGCCTGTTTCATTCTGGAAGAGTTTTAATTGTTCCAGAGTTCTATATTATAGGGAGCCAAACTCCTGTTCTTATAACTTAAACTCATCAGTTTCAGTTCTGCTACTCAGAATGAGTCTTAATTCCTTTTCCAAATgaaagttttaaacatttaaaatgaatggTCCTCCATTGCTTATTCTATTCTCCACCTTTGTGGACTGGTCTTCATTTCATTAGAGGCCAGCTTTGATGCAGTCTTAACTCAGCTACACCCTGAACACAGCCATGAACATGGTTGAAGGGCTGAGTTTGAATAATTCTGAACCATCGAAATGatgataagtaaataaatgtgtgtgtgtgcgtgtgtgtgtgtgtgtatgtgtgcacccCTCAGGGACGAACATCATCCTCTAAAGAATCCCAGCTGTCTATTAAGTCTATACAGGGACATTACAGTATCATGTTGGACTTTGGAGTCACACAAATCTCTCTGTAAATTTTGGTTCTGCCCTATAGTGGCTGGTGAGTTTGGgaaagttgcttaacctctttaAGTTTCTATTTGCTTACCTGAAAATTGAGGATAATTAAATATCCTTCCTGAGTtgttaaaagaaatcaaagaactaataataataatgactctATACTACCTTGCACATAAATGCTAAATGAATGCTggttattatgattattatcatCGTGGAAGCTGGAATTTATTTTGCAGCCAAAGTCTACATGTTACCCTGTCTGAACTGCAAGCTGTTAGAATGTGTGAGTCAGTTCTAAGATTCTGAATGGCAGGCATCACAGCGAAGACTGTGTGTACTGGAATACCACCCATCAACTTCTGTCTGCTGCAGAAACTCTCCTCCCCATTCATGAATTGGTCTTAATGAGGGTAACTAAGGCTTTCATTCCTTCCTGCAGTGAGCCCCTCAGCTAATCCAGCTTTCCTTCCTCCTGGTTGACCCTATGTCTTCCCGATCTACAGATGTGGCTTTTACTTCTGAGGATTTAGTGAaaacttcctggttcaagcatgaaaaaaaagattatatatatatatatatatatatatatatatatatatttgcctctgtgtgtgtgtgtgtgtgtgtgtgtgtatatatatatatctgtaggGTTGCCTGTAAGTGAGGcattacaaaaatcaaaaatcaattgCTTTTAATTCAtcaaaaatggattaaacaccATGGGCTGTAACTATATTTGAATCCACGTTGGCAAATCAATGTTATTCaagtagttttatttataagaCAGCCTCATGACTAATCAAGTAGGATTCTTAGCTTGATCTTCTGTTTTAAGCATTTGGCTTGACCATAGAAGTCTTTTGgctatttaaaatatcaaatttattttcaaaggataaagatttttcccttttggaaaacAGCACCTCTGAAAGCAATCCCAAAGATGTAATTACTGCAATATAAAATTTGGAACTTAACTTCCAACAGTGACCGCTTCGGAAGTTTATGATTAAGTATAAATTCTGGTGTAATAGCTTAATttcattctcattatttttaCAGCCATATCTATAAAGAATACGTACTAGTGTTACGTTTGTATACTTAATGCATGTATGAAGTTAATGTTTTAGTGTTTTAAATCTGCCACTGTCATAGAGAAATTTAGATCTAGTTTTCCAGTTTAAGGATGTCCttaaagtacatttattttatatttattttatctaattcgATGTAATCTCCTAAGCAGATCATTTTAACTTAGCTATAATTACATAGCCAAACACTCCTCTTATAACCCTGATTGGTCTGGAAAACatgattcctttattttttcccataggAAACTTGATGAGAGAGCAAGGGTGAATCTGTACAAAGAATTCGACTCTTGAAGAGACAGCTCAGCCCTCATGTCTGTCTGACAATGTGTCTTCAGCACCAACTTTTTATATGAGAGGTTATGTACATTATCTCCTGTCAGGTACACAGTGTCTGCAAAGGGATAGCAAAATGTAGATGACCAGCTCTTACCTCTTTATGGTTCTTTTTGAGGTAAGTCATCTCCTCACTCAGGGTTTCGTACTGAATCTCCAGATCTGTTCTGCACAGGGTTATTTCATCCAAAACTCTTCGTAACCCATTGACATCAGCCTCTACACTCTGGTGAAGAGCCAGCTCATTTTCGTACCTTAAAGAGTGTTAATGATTTCCTAATTTGTCACATGGTTGGAGACATAGTCACCGATCAATGACAAGTGCTAGAATTCCGGAATTTTGAAGATTTGGCCACAAGAGGCATTTTCAAAACTTGTtgcataataataattattattgtttctaCTTTGCAGTATTTGACAGAAAAAGAACTAGTTTTAATAGCAGTTCACGCTTTGTATTTAATAGTCAAAGCATAAAAAAGTAATAACATCctatttatgtgaaattcaaGTGTGTTATAGTTTTGGAATAAGAGTTGCAAATTTGATGTAATGCTTTGCATGAATTGCCATGAATTCATTTCACTCTGGCAGTCTACTTACTTGAGTCTGAAATCATCGGCTGTAAGCCTGGCATTATCGATCTGCAGAACAGCATTAGCGTTGCTGGTGGTGGAAGCGATGATCTAGAAATGGGAATTTGACTTTTATCATGAACTAAACCAACTGAATCTACTTAATGCTTATTTCCAATGCTAAATTGGAATTCTCTTTAAGAAATCACAAGTAGGTGGGTGTGGTggaaggcgcctgtaatcccagctactcgggaggctgaggcaggagaatctcttgaacccaggaggtggaggttgcagtgagctgagatcctgccattgcactccagcctgggcagcaagagcaaaactccttctcaaaaaaaaaaaaaaaatcacaagtaggaacaataaatgtttttagaatttaataaagaaaggaaaacaaaatttagaaataaaggtACATGAAAATGATTGTGAAGTATGATTTCTTACCTGGTTTTTAAGGTCATCAATTATCGGGAAATATCTGCTATAGTCATGATCAAGACCACGGCAAGAGCCGGGCCCAAATTTCTCATACCAGCCCTTGATCTTCTGCTCCAGGTCAGCGTTGGCCTCCTCCAGAGCACGCACGTTGTCCAGGTAGGATGCCAGGCGGTCATTGAGGTTCTGCATGGTCACTTTCTCATTGCCAGAAAGGAGCCCCCCCTCATTCACAGTGAAGCCAGCACAGGGATTGCCTCCCGCTGCATTTCCTCCCGATGAGCTGCCTCCGAGGGCACAAGAGAAGCTACTTCCAATCCCCGAAATGCCACAAGCATTTCCAGCCCCAAAGCTGGTTCCCCCACCAGAGAGTCTGAGTGATCCTGTGGTGGGACGAGGACAGGACCTCCTGGAGGCACTGGAAAGTCGAAGAGACATGGTATCAGGGCAGACACGTTGCAGAGCTGTATTCGTGAAAGCTAGAATGGAGTCCCTTCTTGTCTAAATGGTTCTGTTTGCCTTTTTATAGGCAAGTCCCAAGTGTGTTCTGAATGAGATTCTGCCTACATAGAGTAAAACATGGCTTGCCAGTCTCAGCAAGTTGGCATAATTGGGTGATTTTTTCTAATTAGTAACTCACTTTGCTGGGCTCATTCCTGTAGGAGGGCAGTTGCCCTCAGGTCGGTGGTAATCTGAGAAATGGGTCTGGGTGGAGCAATGTCAGGttcattattacatttttaaatgttgggtGAGTCATTCTTCACTTCCATCCTTAGAAGATAAACCTCATCAGCTCATTACTGAATAGAAATTTGGCATCATGGTTTTGGGCTATTATGCCAAGGCAGGCTGTGATGTTTCTGAgactttttctgcttttattgtcACAAGTTTTTCTACATAAGTAGAGAATAGAACTGTAATCATTATTTCCCCAACCTGGTTCTTCAACcaataggtttttgtttttatttttaaattcctcttGCCACTGTTTCCCAAGGGAAGTTAACTTCCATTCTGGCTGACATGTGCATCATATTTTGTTGACACTTATGACTGGGGAGAGTTGCCTTATCTTATCCATTTTGGTAATTACGAGCACACCCCTAATTGGTGTTATGTTTTGTGGGAGTTTGGAAAGACATTAACTTATTTCCTGACCCTGCAAAATCTGAAGCAAACCTGGAAGGAACTATTTCTTCTGTCTTAATTTACTGTGGTTTAGCTCAGGTGAAAGTCATCAGTAAGGTATTTAGTGGGCGGGAATTCACATATGTTTACTAAAAACTCTACCtattatggaaatataaaatattgacaaataaggccgggcgtggtggctcacgactgtaatcccagcactttgggaggctgaggcaggtggatcacttgaggtcaggcatttgagaccagcctcaccaacatggtgaaaccccgtttctactaaaaaatacaaaaattggccaggcatcatggcgaggcgcctgtaatcccagctacttgggaggccgaggcaagagaatctattgaacctgggaggcagaggttacagtgagctgagattgtgtcactgcactccagctggggtgacagaatgagactctgtctcaaaaattttttttgacaaataaaaatggtatatattaatggtgtacaacatgattttttaatatattaatatattgtgtACCAAATCAAGCTAATTGACATATCTATTATCTCACATACCtattttgtggtaagaacatttaaaatctactttcttattgttattaactatagtcaccatattgtAGAATAGTTATCCTCAACTTATTTCTCCTACTtaaatgaaattttgtattctttgaccaaAATTTCCCTAGCgcacttccctgatgattagtgatgttgagcaccttttcataaacctactggctatttgtatgtcttttgagaaatgtcttctttttttcttttttttttttttttgagacaagtctcgctctgttgcccaggctggagtgcagtggtgcgatctgggctcactgcaagctccgcctcccgggttcatgccattctcctgcctcagcctcccgagtagctgggactacaggcgcctgccaccaagcccggctaatttctttttgtatttttactagagacagggtttcactgtgttagccaggatggtctcgatctcctgaccttgtgatccacccgcctcggcctcccaaagtgctgggattacaggcatgagccactgcacccagccgagaaatgtctgtttaatcacattcttttcttgttattgagCTGCTTgaattacttatatattttggatattaagcCTTGATCAGATGTATGGTTCACAGCATTTCATCCaacaggttcatccatgttgtcacaaatgacagaatttccctttgtgaaggctgaatagtattccgttgggtatatatactatattttctttattacttcATTTGTTGATGGATGTTTAGGTTGAAtccctatcttggctattgtgaatcatgctacAATGTGCATGGAATGCAGATATCTccttgacatactgatttcatttcctttaaatactcagtagtgggattttTGGGTCACATGGTAGttccacttttaattttttgaggaatcgctatactgctttccataatggctgcattgatttacatttccactaacagtgtacaaggattttctttctccactttcttACTAACACTTGTTATTCCTTGCcattttcataatagccattctagcaggtgtgaggtgatatctcagtgtgtttttcatttgcatttcattcATGATTAGtagtgttgagcattttttccatatacctgttggccatttatatgtcttcttttaagaaatgccttttaaattggattgtttttgttattgttgttgagttgcttgagtttcttatatattttggatattagtcctgtGTCACATGTGTGCTtcacaatattttctcccaatccgAGAGTtatctcttcattctgttaattatttcgtttgctatgtagaagctttttagtttaatgtaatcctatttatgtattttttcttttgttgcctgtgtattTAGGgtcatataaaaaaaattttgccCAGACTAATGTCAAGAagtttttcccctgtgttttcttctagtaggtTTACAGTTTCATGTGTTATGCTTACCTGCTTAATACATTTTGAGTGGATTCTTGTATGTAGGGTGAGATAaaggtccaatttcatttttctgaaatatagtttccccagcaccatttactaaaaatactgttctttccccattttGTGTTCCTGGCACCTTTGTTTGAAAATCATTTTGCTGTAAgtgcatagatttatttctgggctctttattctgtctCATTGGTCTGTATGTCACTTTCTGTGCCAGTGTTGTGATGTTTTCATTACTATAGATTTGTAGTAGATTTTGAGatcagatagtgtgatgcttccaactgttctttttgctcaagattgctttggctattcaggatcttttgtggttctatatgaattttagaattcatgtttttttctctttttgtgaaaatgccattggaattttgataggaattacattggATCTGTATATCACTTTGggtaatataaacattttaacaatattaattcttccaatcaatgaacatggcatatctttccatttatttttgtcctcatcaatttatttcatcaatgttttatagtttcactTATTTCTCTTCTGATCCTTGGTATTTTCTCCTTCTACCAACTTTGGGCTTAggttgttcttctttttttctagttccttcatGTGTAATGgtaggttatttctttttttttaatgtaggtatttattgttataaactgCCCTCTTAAAACTGCTTCTGCTACATCCCATAAATTTTGTCATATGTCTCCATCTTCATTTGTCTCTAGACAGTTTttgatttcccttttgatttcttctttgttccaCTGGTTGttcaggaacatattgtttaattttcacatatttgtgaactTTCCAAAtttcctcctgttattgatttctaatttcatactATTGTGGAGAAAAAATACTTGATGTAATTTTAATCTGAAGTTTGTTAAGACCTGTTTGTGACTTAACATATAATCTGTCATGGAGGCTGTTCtgtgtgtgcttgagaagaatgtgtattctgctcttGTTTGATACAATGTTCTATATACatctgttaggtccacttggtctaaAGTGTAGTTTAAGTCTAATCTTTCCTCACTAATTTTCTGTCTGGACGATTGATCCATT encodes:
- the KRT25 gene encoding keratin, type I cytoskeletal 25, translated to MSLRLSSASRRSCPRPTTGSLRLSGGGTSFGAGNACGISGIGSSFSCALGGSSSGGNAAGGNPCAGFTVNEGGLLSGNEKVTMQNLNDRLASYLDNVRALEEANADLEQKIKGWYEKFGPGSCRGLDHDYSRYFPIIDDLKNQIIASTTSNANAVLQIDNARLTADDFRLKYENELALHQSVEADVNGLRRVLDEITLCRTDLEIQYETLSEEMTYLKKNHKEEMQVLQCAAGGNVNVEMNAAPGVDLTVLLNNMRAEYEALAEQNRRDAEAWFNEKSASLQQQISEDVGATTSARNELTEMKRTLQTLEIELQSLLATKRSLEGSLTETESNYCAQLAQIQAQIGALEEQLHQVRTETEGQKLEYEQLLDIKLHLEKEIETYCLLIGGDDGACKSGGYKSKDYGSGNVGSQVKDSAKAIVVKKVLEEVDQRSKILTTRLHSLEEKSQSN